A single genomic interval of Oncorhynchus tshawytscha isolate Ot180627B linkage group LG15, Otsh_v2.0, whole genome shotgun sequence harbors:
- the LOC112214880 gene encoding uncharacterized protein LOC112214880 encodes MAFGCWVGVFVLLSVWPSVRCSDLPRGAIETACRDRYLLVTTQLSFAGNKPRFEAVDADGVHPITKQYGSECGYMFSILPLRGHAELRASYFSCHTDNQDDEVFTFSFNLITIDANGVEATYSVTATCSLPLPWSPREVSCEENYMEVSMRSDVSCLSGTTDAWTAALAKAHSSATSTWQVMFQQEGQQLIPMSFSEARELGYVFHLTRGRLVFRSPYTPRSVMGSVSMINGSVVEVVHPILFSRQRWVVMMVDWIVACSTNEGMYDGAGLVWQTPTLLSPLVSGLSGLESSKISMGVDGQLLDEPITAERGYSLDISDTTVQISIPFNAAGGYRKSFVMDNMYHEFYVVHLYYEQIFLDDCGVETRLRLHRPMNTPLLIQHLSIINQTVLEDRVFTVYLGNLSYDVDLVAVTLNGHNFTILDATKSGRVITMVPRPNSNLHAYILRLPFEDAAVHKLYSPEGLLQFSLDINYTFVILPQEEPSTTWPQSWLSSMMSVIPPVFKGVCNERSIRFQMDHKPFDYLWEVGVGPYILNSNLAAKRGYIMQNDSKSLTLEVPLFSVGYTYKDIHLKQFYGSFEIHSRLPKTLEVKSSLAKACLFQTTEVIVCSTEGVVTVVTDVTLAIPGAEPNGTFLLDSTCRPQETDGTRVLFSFGLHSCGTRVQVDHQHVTYENEINVAHKSQSVNAPVKTRDTASVIIVRCVYPLSDLYKLFAYWRFEADSPGVGTILTRVPVKTLPPTTLTTTRRPLTSTTTSNTGLSPGRQMPGINPRAKYVKVFSWQMNQPKGTT; translated from the exons ATGGCTTTTGGGTGTTGGGTGGG AGTATTTGTACTCCTGTCTGTATGGCCTAGTGTAAGATGTTCTGACCTTCCAAGAG GGGCCATTGAGACTGCATGCCGGGATCGATACCTGTTGGTAACAACCCAACTCTCATTTGCTGGGAACAAACCTCGCTTTGAAGCGGTTG ATGCTGATGGCGTTCACCCCATCACTAAGCAGTATGGGTCAGAGTGTGGCTACATGTTCAGTATCCTCCCTCTGCGTGGCCATGCTGAACTCCGAGCCTCCTATTTCTCCTGCCACACTGACAACCAG GACGATGAGGTATTCACTTTTAGCTTTAACTTGATCACAATTGATGCGAATGGAGTGGAAGCCACCTACTCTGTGACTGCaacctgctccctccctctaccctggTCCCCCAGAGAAGTCAGCTGCGAGGAGAACTATATGGAG GTGTCAATGAGGAGTGACGTTTCTTGTCTGTCTGGTACAACGGATGCCTGGACTGCTGCCCTTGCTAAA GCCCACAGCTCTGCCACGTCTACCTGGCAGGTGATGTTCCAGCAGGAGGGGCAGCAGCTGATTCCCATGTCATTCTCAGAGGCTCGGGAGCTGGGCTACGTGTTCCACCTCACCCGGGGGAGACTGGTGTTCCGCTCACCCTACACACCACGGTCTGTCATGGGGTCTGTCTCCATG ATCAATGGTTCAGTGGTGGAGGTGGTCCATCCCATACTGTTCTCCAGGCAGAGATGGGTGGTTATGATGGTGGACTGGATTGTTGCGTGCAGCACTA ATGAAGGGATGTATGATGGGGCGGGGCTGGTCTGGCAGACCCCCACTCTGCTGTCCCCGCTGGTCTCTGGCCTCTCTGGGTTGGAGAGCAGCAAGATCTCAATGGGGGTGGATGGGCAGCTCCTGGATGAGCCCATCACAGCAGAGCGAGGCTACAGCCTGGACATCAGTGACACCACTGTCCAGATCAGCATCCCTTTCAACGCTGCCGGAGGATACAGAAAA agctttgtgatggacaACATGTACCATGAGTTCTATGTGGTCCATCTCTACTATGAACAAATCTTTCTTGATGACTGTGGTGTGGAGACCAGACTCCGCCTCCACAGGCCCATGAACACACCCCTTCTGATCCAGCACCTCTCCATCATTAACC AAACAGTCCTTGAGGATCGTGTGTTTACTGTTTACCTGGGGAATCTCTCCTACGATGTTGACCTGGTGGCTGTGACGCTCAATGGTCATAACTTCACCATACTAGATGCGACTAAAAGTGGCCGCGTCATAACCATGGTCCCCCGGCCCAATAGTAACCTTCATGCCTACATTCTCAGGCTGCCATTTGAGGATGCTGCTGTTCACAAGCTG TACTCTCCAGAGGGGCTTCTTCAGTTCTCGTTGGACATCAACTACACGTTTGTCATCCTGCCTCAAGAGGAGCCTTCTACTACCTGGCCTCAGTCGTGGCTCAGTTCAATGATGTCTGTAA TTCCTCCGGTCTTCAAAGGCGTCTGCAATGAGAGAAGCATCCGTTTCCAGATGGACCATAAGCCATTTGACTACCTGTGGGAGGTGGGTGTTGGCCCTTACATTCTGAACTCAAATCTGGCAGCCAAGCGGGGCTACATCATGCAGAATGACAGCAAGAGTCTGACCCTGGAAGTGCCCCTCTTCTCTGTTGGCTACACTTATAAG GACATCCATTTGAAGCAGTTCTACGGCTCGTTTGAAATTCACTCACGACTTCCTAAGACCTTGGAGGTCAAGAGTTCCTTGGCCAAAGCTTGTCTCTTCCAGACTACTGAGGTCATAG TGTGTTCCACTGAAGGGGTGGTGACAGTCGTTACTGATGTGACTCTGGCCATCCCTGGAGCTGAACCCAACGGAACCTTTCTCCTGGACTCCACCTGCAGGCCTCAAGAGACAGATGGCACCAGGGTTCTCTTTAGCTTTGGACTCCACAGCTGTGGTACCAGGGTCCAG GTTGACCATCAGCATGTTACCTATGAAAATGAGATCAACGTTGCGCACAAGAGCCAATCTGTGAATGCACCAGTCAAAACCAGGGATACTGCCTCTGT GATTATAGTTCGGTGTGTCTATCCACTGAGTGACCTATACAAGCTGTTTGCCTATTGGCGGTTTGAGGCAGACTCTCCAGGAGTTGGCACCATCTTGACTAGAGTTCCTGTAAAAA CATTACCACCCactaccctcaccaccaccagAAGACCGTTGACCTCCACAACTACTTCCAACACAGGCCTTAGTCCTGGGAGGCAAATGCCTGGCATCAACCCTAGGGCTAAATATGTCAAAGTCTTCAGCTGGCAAATGAACCAACCTAAAGGAACCACTTAG